The Pygocentrus nattereri isolate fPygNat1 chromosome 2, fPygNat1.pri, whole genome shotgun sequence genome has a window encoding:
- the LOC119264824 gene encoding uncharacterized protein LOC119264824, whose protein sequence is MKLILGDASRRIADATTTWFRHAPGEKPLLIASAYHYIPAVYYNGFDKTGRFKVLKEKNSFNLRISNAEPSDSATYYCSVAYYTDTALADWTVLILKGSSLSLSAVLQPPVSDPVELGGDTTLQCSILTDVSAGDHSVYWFRHGSGESHPGIIYTHGNRSDECKKSSETDSPTQSCVYKLPKRNLSLSDAGTYYCAVLMCGEIIFGNGTKLDFVGSLQ, encoded by the exons ATGAAGCTGATCTTGGGTGAtgcctcaaggcggatcgcagacg CAACAACTACATGGTTCAGACATGCTCCAGGAGAAAAGCCGCTTCTCATCGCCTCTGCTTACCATTATATACCTGCTGTATATTATAATGGCTTTGACAAGACTGGCCGCTTTAaagtgttaaaagaaaaaaatagttttaatcTGAGGATCTCAAATGCAGAACCGTCTGATTCAGCTACATATTACTGTTCTGTTGCATATTATACAGATACTGCGTTAGCAGACTGGACAGTTTTAATCCTCAAAG gTTCATCTTTAAgtctctctgctgttctccaGCCTCCTGTATCAGATCCTGTTGAACTGGGAGGAGATACAACTTTGCAGTGTTCAATACTCACAGATGTGTCTGCAGGAGATCACAGTGTGTACTGGTTCAGACATGGATCAGGAGAATCCCATCCaggaatcatttacactcatggaAACAGGAGTGATGAGTGTAAGAAAAGCTCTGAGACTGATTCTCCTACACAGAGCTGCGTCTACAAACTCCCCAAGAGAaacctcagcctctctgatgctggaacttactactgtgcTGTGCTCATGTGTGGAGAGATCATCTTTGGGAACGGAACTAAACTGGACTTTGTAG GCTCACTGCAATGA
- the LOC108411037 gene encoding uncharacterized protein LOC108411037 produces the protein MFTLIITLCLFTTVNTDTSELQVQTVRSGSNVTIKCGHKMDSDSKTVFLAWYKQSLGKVPEYVVRSFGDERKPRFTQSFSKERFTLDEEASGLIINGIKEEDAGTYFCGKVKQNFVEFDSGTLLLFEAVKTDQHHVTEMVIKTGDSATLQCSVQSVNSNCSGDHSVYWIRHGSGESHPGIIYTHGNRSDECEKSSETDSPTQSCVYKLPKRNLSLSDAGTYYCAVAACGQILLGDQTKVTLQENSSWIIITLSISNVISIIMIIVLIGFLLKSQQKGATNTQQSHTNQAEDAKVVTYAALNFPMKRPSRKQMESQPIADGRQAPTASQ, from the exons ATGTTCACACTCATCATCACTCTCTGCCTATTTACAACAG tgaacaCTGACACCTCTGAGCTTCAGGTACAAACTGTGAGAAGTGGAAGTAACGTTACCATAAAATGTGGccataaaatggacagtgacagtaaaactgtgtttttagCTTGGTATAAGCAGAGTTTAGGAAAAGTGCCAGAGTATGTTGTGAGATCGTTTGGGGATGAAAGGAAACCGAGATTTACACAAAGTTTTAGTAAAGAACGTTTTACTCTGGATGAAGAAGCATCTGGTCTCATTATTAATGGAATAAAGGAAGAGGATGCTGGAACTTATTTCTGTGGAAAAGTAAAGCAAAATTTTGTAGAGTTTGATTCTGGGACTCTTTTACTTTTTGAAG CTGTGAAGACTGACCAACATCATGTGACTGAAATGGTGATCAAGACTGGAGACTCTGCTACTCTCCAGTGTTCAGTACAGTCTGTTAATTCAAACTGTTCAGGAGATCACAGTGTGTACTGGATCAGACATGGATCAGGAGAATCTCACCCaggaatcatttacactcatggaAACAGGAGTGATGAGTGTGAGAAAAGCTCTGAGACTGATTCTCCTACACAGAGCTGCGTCTACAAACTCCCCAAGAGAaacctcagcctctctgatgctggaacttactactgtgcTGTGGCTGCATGTGGACAGATACTGTTAGGAGATCAAACTAAAGTTACTCTACAAG AAAATAGCAGCTGGATTATCATCACCCTGTCAATATCAAATGTAATATCCATTATTATGATCATTGTTCTGATTGGGTTTCTACTTAAGAGTCAACAAAAAG GTGCTACAAACACCCAGCAAAGCCACACTAATCAG GCTGAGGATGCAAAGGTCGTAACCTATGCTGCCCTGAACTTTCCTATGAAACGTCCCTCCAGGAAGCAGATGGAAAGTCAACCCATAGCTGATGGGAGACAAGCACCGACAGCATcacaataa